In Patulibacter sp. SYSU D01012, a single window of DNA contains:
- a CDS encoding polyprenol monophosphomannose synthase — MTASVPLPWLVIPTYNEAENVERVVGLSREVLAAACPDGFRILIVDDRSPDGTGEIADRLAAAHPDEVVVLHRERPDGLGPAYLAGFGLALRSGASHVLEMDADLSHDPRDLARLLGATHEGADLALGSRYVPGGGVSDWGLLRRVISRGGSWYARRMLGLSVRDLTGGFKCFRAETLRAIDLPTVRSVGYAFQVELTWRAVRAGFRVVEVPIVFRDRTAGTSKMHARIAVEAARLVPALRRSGWAPPLGAPTPAGDAAATDPRSADPAGR; from the coding sequence ATGACGGCGTCCGTCCCGCTTCCCTGGCTCGTCATCCCCACGTACAACGAGGCGGAGAACGTCGAGCGCGTCGTCGGTCTCTCGCGCGAGGTGCTGGCCGCCGCGTGCCCGGACGGCTTCCGGATCCTGATCGTGGACGACCGGTCCCCGGACGGGACGGGCGAGATCGCGGACCGCCTGGCGGCCGCGCACCCCGACGAGGTGGTGGTGCTGCACCGCGAGCGTCCCGACGGGCTGGGGCCGGCGTACCTGGCGGGGTTCGGGCTGGCGCTGCGGTCCGGCGCCTCGCACGTGCTGGAGATGGACGCGGACCTGTCGCACGATCCGCGGGACCTGGCGCGGCTGCTGGGGGCCACGCACGAGGGCGCGGACCTGGCGCTGGGCTCGCGGTACGTGCCGGGGGGCGGCGTCAGCGACTGGGGGCTGCTGCGGCGGGTGATCTCGCGCGGGGGGTCGTGGTACGCGCGGCGGATGCTGGGGCTGTCGGTGCGGGACCTGACCGGCGGGTTCAAGTGCTTCCGCGCCGAGACGCTGCGGGCGATCGACCTGCCGACGGTGCGCTCGGTCGGCTACGCGTTCCAGGTCGAGCTGACGTGGCGGGCGGTGCGGGCGGGCTTCCGCGTGGTCGAGGTGCCGATCGTCTTCCGCGACCGCACCGCGGGGACGTCGAAGATGCACGCCCGGATCGCGGTCGAGGCCGCGCGGCTGGTGCCCGCGCTGCGCCGCTCGGGCTGGGCGCCGCCGCTCGGCGCGCCCACGCCCGCGGGCGACGCCGCGGCGACCGATCCTCGCTCGGCCGACCCGGCCGGCCGGTAG